CATTGCTCTTCTTCTGACATAATGGAAACTATTCAAGAGCTGAGCCTCTGGTTTGGGCAAGCATGGGGCTGAACTTCATGTTTTTCACTATTCTAAGACATGATGGCGATGATCTATAAATAGTGCAAGTAAAggtattttttctaaaaaaaagaaattagataaACAATGGACAAGTCTAATAACTACTATTAGCCATAGCGTCTGAATGGGATCTCCATATAGAGACCAACAACCTTCAAAGTCTGGACTTCTTGGAGGCATGGAAACAAAACCAGATGGGGGCAATTATGTTCAAATGTTCAACTGACTAATTTTTGTGGAGCTGTCATCAAGCTGATAGGTTAAGGTGTCTCTCCCCATCCCCCGCCACTATCTGTTATACTTTCAATAGTATTTAACAGTTTTTAAAGAAGTACATTTTCTTCCTGTTTCCCACATTTGTTGTTATTGTCCCAAAGTCTCTGGCAGTGGCAATTGCAGAATGAGACATATTTTCCAACTGTATATTTTTCCTAAGAGAGTGCAAATTATGCAATTGTTGAAGGAGGAGGTCCAACTGAGACTTATAATAAAGGGTTTACACATATCTTTAATTCACTTGGCTTTTCAAGCCCTGGGAGATCTTCATGTGGTTTGCAGGTGGACAAAGCAGAAAAATGGCTTGGTGTTTTATGAAGTCAGATAAATCCAGTCAGAggtgttttagcacacaccattTTTATCTGTCCAGCTGTTTTCTCTTTAGTGCCTGCATTTATGGGCTGGAACTCCAGAAGGGCAGTGAAGTCCTGAAGTGTATACAAATCAAGCCCATCTCAGGCTCAGAGGATACATGACTCCTGGGGTTGAAGTTGGCCTCAAGGCCTCAAGCCAGAACTCCCTTTCAAACTGGCCCAGTCGTGTTGCTCGTCATTCCAGGCTCATCTCAGCATTTATGTAAAATATTCAAAAGACAAATCTTGTAATCCTTATAACAACTGTAAGGAaggtttattgttgaaggcttgtttattttggttttttgaagATTATTTCCCCATTGTTAACAttgtatgattttaaaaaaatgttttagttttaaaatacttttctaGTTTGATTTAATGAATTCCAGTGTTTTATGGTGATTTTTCCCATTTTAATTACAATGCAACTCatttcagcagtggcatatctgccgaGGGataaggggtatcccttgtccctgggcgccactcttctggtcacgtggaggtgcaaaatcggccccccacgtgaccaggaagtcctgctgtctccttgTTTTCGCCTGCCTCAACTctgtccgaggcacgcaaaaacaaggagacaacaggacttcctgctgcctccaaacgcCCTCAACCACGCCCtgggctcccccctcccttccccccccccccccccggctggctTGGCTCccagcctgcccagaggggaggtcagaagagactgcaggctgccggctgggagccctgCTGGCAGGAGGAGCCTGGGGgaagtgggcaccctagaccttgctcATGTCCATAATGACATGGGctgggttgagggcagtgggggcagggCAATGGGGGGGCAGAGccgtgggggcagagcctgggggcgtcctggagacaatttgtctccgggcaccattcaCCTCCTGGTACACCTCTGCATTTCAGGTTTTGATTTTAATACTTTTATGGGATATTCTGGACTTTCCATGCTTCAGGCTGGCTGTCAACCTTGAAAAGGGATCTATTTATGCATGCATTACCTTATtactgcaaaaaacaacaaccccttctGACACTGAAAAATAGATCTGGGGTGGTGAGGGAAGACAAGGTTTCTTGGCGCCATCATCGAGAGGCAGCTAATCAGTAGTCAGAATCTGCATCAAACTTGCAGGTTCAATTATCTTCCGAACTTGACCCTGGAAAGGTAAAAGTCCAAAAACGGTGAGGATGTTTCCAAAGCAGAATCACTGTTCAAAAACTGATAACTACTTTCCGCTGTAGCCAGTGTGGTCCAATGGCTCATATGACAAGTGTTGCTACACAGTTGCACTAGTTCTGTGACAGTTTTCACTGCTACAGACTCACCCACTGTATGTCAGAGAAGAGAAATTCCCCACGAGCAGATTGACAGTTGAGTTTACTATGTCCAGTTGTAGCAATCCAATGAGAACTGATTACCAGAGCAAACGGCCAGACAAGCGCAAATAGGCCGACACACAGGTGGGTGATGGTAGAAAaccccatcaagttgcagctcatttacggcaaccctgtaggattttcaagcaagagatgttcagagatggtttgtcattgcctgcatgTGTGTAGCAACCTATGGTGATTTTCCatttaaatactaaccagggctgaccctgcttagcttctaaaattgGGCTAGCCTAAGTCATCCAGGCCAGGGCTGTGTTTGATCATGACAATCAAATAACAGCTGAACACTGGAGTAATCTGCCAGACAATCACAAATAGGTCGATGCATGGGCGTGTAGTTCACTGAAAAATTGGTTGCATGATCTTCACTGGCAAGCAGATTGCAAGCCAAACCAGTGGGCATCCCTAATAAGCTTCAATTCACCACCTTTCTGGAACAAACTCAGAGCACTTTCAGATAGATCCCATCTAGCATGACTGCATAGAACTGTTGAGTGGCTTCTTCTATTGTGCTGTACTTCGCTTATTTCCCATTTCCACATCTGCCTGCTGGGAATAccttcattttctgaatttttagtACAATTTAGTAATGACATTGGAGtctcttctaaaaaaaaatgCGTGTCCTTCCCTGAAGCTATGCCACTACTGAAAGGGTGTTGAGATGACATCTCTGCCCTGTCACTTACCGTCCTCTTTGCTTCTGAAGACGCAAGCTCAGAGTCATGAAAGTTCAGATTGAAATAAATgacattagtctttaaggtgacaTTGAAcacatgttttattttgcttaCTTGTTTACATGAGAGACAGAGCGATGCAATGGTAGGAGTTTGGGTTAGgatttggaaaacccaggttaGAATCCCCACTCTCCTATGGACTCTTGAgagtcatatactctcagcctaacctacctcactggttatgaagataaaatggtgggaaggggagaaagtggTTCCCATGGAGGAGAAAAGTACgctatgaagtaaataaaattattcatatgCCCCCATATATCTCTTGTCACCacattttttagaaaaatctGAATGTTGCCAAAGTTCAAATCCCCGTCCCAGAATAAAGCATACACAGTGCTACAAAAATGAAGTACATTTTCATTGATTTCCCTCACATGCGTAACAGCATGTATAGAACTGATCTTCCTTAACTAATGACTTCTTGGGTGGGGGGCAGTGATTTCAAAGACAAGCTATTGAGGAGTAGAGTCACATTGGGTCTTGTGCTATTCCAGAGTGGGAATTGTCCCCAAGTGTCAGAACTGGTGGCCACCCAGGAAGTTTTTTGTTAGCCAACTCAGAGGTAGATGAAAGCAAGCTGAAAAGAAATCTGGTCTCTGCTGTGGCTTTTACGTTCACAACCAAACACGTGGGATTACCGAGGTCAACAACATGCTCAGAGTTACAGGACCAAAAGCTTTCTCAACTCTGGATGTGAATCAGCTTACGGTCCCTCGGGACTTGTTGCTTTCACGGTCATTCAGTTTTTCCAGCTGCTGATTCCTGCTCCAGTTGCCTCTCTAGCCTCCATTTGGCCTTCTTCTCTGTGTTTATCTTTAGCAATGTGTCTTCTCTTTTAGCAGCCTTTGAAAACAAGACATTTGCTCGGTAAACCTTTCTCACAATGTAGTACTGGGGCTAGGAGTCCAAGCGCCACAAAGAGACCGATTTCATGACCGATATCATGAGGACACTTGGATTCCTGCTTGGTGATCACCAGCCCCATAAAGAGCCCCTCCATCTCTTCACAGAAAACTGCCCTGCTGGTTTCTTACTGTTggatcagggtgtgtgtgtgcagtgtgtgtgtgtgtgttgttgttgttgtttcctcttccctcccagccatttatttatttacttttttgatGTTATTTTTATATTGCCTCTCAAGAAAATTACAAGGCAGTGAACAAGTTAGAGTGcttgattaaaatacaataaaaagatgacaacaaaataaaagcagaaaaagagCAGCACAAAATGTTAAAATAGCAGCAGAGAAAGGTTCCAaagtaaagcaaagcaaaaaagaataATGCATTGCAGATGAGAGAATAATTAactttattttgaatgtttgttttccttccctattcctgtaatttgtttttgttaatCCTGTTTTTGTAAGCCCTACAAAAACTGTGCCTAAAATGCCTAATGGATAAGGGGGCCCTGGTCTGGAGACTGcttataattccaggaaatctccaggctcagcctggacattggcaaccccAGGTGAAGGGAGAATCATAGCAACAAAATTGCAGGAAAAAGAAAGGTTTTCGTCAGTTTTGCTGTAGAATTGTGTTCCCAGACCTAGATCAACCAAATCTAGTGGGTCCTTTCTGAATCTATTCAAAGCTACTAGCCTTTGACCTCAAAGCTGCTTGATTCCACCTATAGGCACAACCTCTGATTTGTCCTTTGACTCTGCCTTGCAGTGGATTATGGCCTGCCTGTGGACCCTGAAAATGTGCTCAGTAAGGGATATAGAAAGTGGAATCATTGCACAATGCACCAATCCTGGTGTTTTAATAAGCTTGTGGGTTGTATTGCCAACCCCCCAGGtcggtcctggagatctcccagaattacaactgatctccagaagacatATGTTCCCCTGGAGATCATGGCCCACCAAGATCCTCACCTTCCCCCAAACAcaaccctccccaggttctacccccaaatctccaggaatttcccaacccaaagttggcaaccctaggaggggGGCAAAAGTATTCATTTTCTTGGCTAGATAAATCTGTGATGAAAGTCTCTTACCTGTTTGCCAGAgatgaccatggccacacatcccagTAAGGTCAATGCCATCATAATGTAGCAGATTCGAATCCGCATCTGGTTCTGAGCAGCCTTAAGCACCTCAACTCTGCAAAATAGCCACACAGCTAGGGTGGAGCTCAAAGCTACAATGGAGCCTAGTCCCAGCAAGAAGAACAGAATATTGTGTGGAGGAGGACTCAGGCTACTTCTGAAGGGGTGGATTTCCAAACATGCAACTTTTCTGTGCAGCTATGAAGTCTAGaacctttttaaagctactgttTTTCAGGCTGCCCTGTTGTGTTCTCTGTGTAACGTAATGCCGAGGAAAATGTCATGTTCCCTATTATCTTGAGCAATAGGAAATCCCAGGGTCATCTGTCAGAAGCATTTCCTTATGATGAAATAACATTggatatttctgggatttttttgtaaTATCTGTTTATTTATAGATGTGCAAATTGAGCACAGGGGACCTTGGCAGATGCCCAGTCTTTAAAATACCATTAATTTCTCCCAAAGCAAACAGCTTGTAGCCTCTACTGCTCTCCTAGGATGCTTCTGGCCAACCAGCTCAGCCCCTTTTGCCAGCTAAGCTAGTTAAATTTCATGGCCCACAGGCCCTGTTGGAGCATTTACAGCACCTAGTAGACACCAACCATCCAAAGCCATCAGTACTCATTTCCACAAACATCTCCCAGCCCTCAGTGGCCATTAAAGAAATATTGTTAGCCATTCACTAAACCAAAGCCTTGAGAGTCTTCCCCGGGCACAACATAAATCCTTTCCCATTGCAATATCTTTGCCTCTCGCTCCACTATCAATGGATAAATATCAGTTACAGAAATCCAATAGTGCTGCATTGAGGACTGGGTAGATATTAATTGCCACAATTTGAGGAAGATGGGTCTGACAAGAATTTGATAGGAAAGAAGTAgttctaagcaggtctattcagaagtcAGTCTCATCTTAccaagtggggcttactcccaagagagtgtctttaggattgcagcaTAAGAAATCTCCAAGCCTTGTTTCTGTCCCAAATTATGCAGATATTAGAATACAGTTGTCATGGGTCAAGTTGAATAGATGAGGAAAATGCAAGAAAGCCCTGCTTGCTGTCTTATTCTTGAGTGCTGCAAAACTTCTCTCCAAaatgggggaaggaagaagagggagggggggaataaatTAATGTTGCCAAATTGACTTGGTGTTATTTTGGGCCAGAGATAATGATCAGCACCCACACATTTCACTTTCAGCATCACAGAGTTTTCCGGAAGAAATGCACTTCCAACTTAAATGTATTTTGGGTGTCACAGAAAATAATAGTTGTGTGGGTGTGCAGAGAAGGAACCAGAGTTTGGTTCTCTCTCTGGCTGAAGTCAGACAAGACTTTTTGGGAGTGCTGAAAGTAGTACAATAGAGCTGTAATTGCCACTGTTCcatatgctttttttttaaacttgtccCATTGTTGCTTTTGGTTAAATAGGTTTTATGGGTTTCTGACACTCCAAAAAAACCAGCAAAACCTGTTGGAACAaaaatgatggggggaggggaaagtgtaCGCATATCACAAGACCCAGGGGCAGACCCCTCATACTCCTTCCTTCCAACTCTGCCCAGGGCacattatgcacaaggtgccAGCTGCACAgcaggggtgaatgtccatcccaacaagatttcttgtacagatgtatttccccaaAGTCTTGCTTTCAATTTCCATCCTCCCCACGCTAAGCAATACCACTTTAAGCACAGCTTTaattttcctcgctgccagagctggggagatttgccagtgagtacagaTTTGCCCCGGATATCTTCCCTCTGCTCTACACCAGCCCTTCCCATTTGCTCCCATTCCAATGCATACCTCTCTCCTccactttcagatttgttatttCTTCAGTTTTTGCTATATAtgatattgatatatcgatataaacagagaatcattGCAAACTTGctatcttttattgcatttgaaaatctCCAAATGATggatcagccattttcttcacatatttatggaggagaagtcgatctatggctaccaatcttgatcctccttgatctcagattgcaaatgccttagcagaccaggtgctcaggagcagcagcagcagcagaaggccattgcatgtgagctcccaaaggcacctggtgggccactgcgagtagcagagtgctggactagatggactctggtctgatccagcaggctagttcttatgttcttatgttcttatgctctcacTTCCAGAGCTTTTGCAGAGCTGTAGGTTGAATTAGAAATGGTgggctaaccatttaataacaagcctctcttcctgtggggggagcagcagcagcagcagccgccaccgaagcagcaggaagtgtgtatgTGGAGGGGGGAGATATCAATTCTAGGGCATAGtctccttcttcagcagagtgtggtccaggaaattgctttgcctctttctttggggGGTATATTTTTTAGAAAGGGGCTATAATATTCATATCACTGAAATCACaagtatattgatataactgcaatttaaaggattTTCACAAAGTTCTTTATCTTGCAAGTACTGGGTGTAATGAGAGCTGTACTTTTAAGAGgtagttgatgggtggagttaagagaactaggaaaagcagaggcctgttAGACTtcagaaagcaagcaagctgtgGAGTAGGCAGTAAAtacctcctcgcatgtaaacaaggaaacaggaAGAGACCACACTACAGTCCCATTGCGCtgctaagagccccaaggtaagcattctatgcataatggacCCAGCTTTCTTCTCAGGTAGTTGTACACAAAAGCTTTAACTAGCTGTGCCTACTTACGACAAAAGTGGTGGAATATCCTCCTCTTTTTTAAACCGTCCAGTCCACAACAGCATCTTTTTATCAAATTCTGTGGGTCTTTTCTCACTTCTGAAAATATGGCGACCTTTAAAAGATAAACACAGCTCAGCAGCAGGTCGACTTAAAGAAGGAAAGCATTACTGGGAGGATGGGTGGGAGGTAATAGCatcatgttttaaaatatgtgaaaCCAAAATGACTGTTCTGTGTTTTTATATATGTAAATTAATGTTTTCCACCACAACCATCAGACTCAGAGCAATGTTTACAAATTGACATCTTTGAATGTGAAAAGGACTCCCCACATGTGAGAAACCaagatgaataataaataaaataagctcaTTCTTGCTTTTCTTCACACTTTTAATGTTTGCCGGTAAGAAAACACCCCAAACATCCAAGGACACTTTAGATCAAGGCTGGCTGGACCTTCAGGGGAAGGCCGTTCTGAAGCTGGAGAAAAGCTGTTGAGAACATATCCTTCTCTGCACTTAGCACCAGAGGCATTGGAGGAATCATAACAGCAGTAGAATATCTCCTATGCATGCctagatcccaggttcagtctgtGCCGTATCTCGCTAAAGTGCCTCAATGTCAAGAAAAGACCTTTTCTTGCTTAAGACCCTGGAAAGCTCTTGTCCCTCAGAAGGGATGCAACAGCCGAGATCCCCTTTCACATGCTAAAGGGCCTGGGTTCAGTCTCCAGTTAGAAGGTCTCAGGCTGCTTTTGTTGGGAAACAACTTTCTTTGCTTGCGAGCCCAGAAAGCCACGGCCACTCAAAGTAGGCTGCTTGGGAAAACTGCAGTTCTGTTGTCTTCAAATGGtccccagtagggttgccagctctggggtgggaaatagctggaggttttggaggtgaatactggagagggcaggatatGAGGAGCAGAGAGACCTCAGCTAACTgtaatgccacagactccaccctctgaagcagtcattttctccagggaaactgatcatgGCTATCTGCAGATCAATTGTAacagtgagagatctccaggtgccttctggaagttggtaaccctgttcCCAGTTTTAgaacctggcatctccagctgaaggaTCTTGGGAGGCATGGTTTGGGTACAGACCTTCCTTtgctggagaccctggagagctgattTCTATTAAAGCAGACAAGACTGAGCTGGAAGATGAGCCAAAAGTCTAAAGATCTTAATATACATAATACAAGCCATGTGGTTTCTGTCAGCTTCTGTCTCTTTTATGGCCCTGTAAGATAGGTGGACAGAAGAGAGGGTCACATCTCCTGGCATTCTTGCATAAAGGCAAGCTTCTAATGTCGATgtggctcccctccccaccagaaTGAGCTTTACTAAGAGAGGCTGCAGGCAAAGAGCCAGGAAGAAGCTGCACATTCCTGTGTGCTGCCCTCACTAAGCCTCCAAAGGCAGCTGATATCTACAGTATTTAAGGAAGACAATCCTACATAAGATATCCGACacctaaaaaaaattacacacaagaagttttttaaattgtatacaGATTTGTAATTTTTATGCAAATTTAAGATGATTCTCTCATTATCTTgatggcaccccctccccaaagaaaccCCCTGGTTTTCCTTTTGCGTAGCTTTTAATTTGCCGTTTTACCAACATGTCTAGTTGCTCTAAGCAGAGAAGAAAACATGATGTAATGTCATATTATAATTCTCTTTGTATTACATGCTTCTGGATTCCCCTCTTGTACCTTTGTTCAGACTGATGTCTGTCCATTGTCACCCTAATTAGGATATTGGCTTTGAGTACAccaattaacaatgcaatcctaaacagatccaCTTAGAATCCTACTGAAGTCAACTCCCAGGAAACGATTCTTGGGATTGCACAGTAAATACCCTACAAGATTGGTTTCTTAACAGATCTGTTAGAAGGTAGTCGAGGAGCAGAGATATCTCAAGGTGACCCATCTTTTTCAGCTCTGCTAAACTTTGAGGAAAAGGGCAATGGGAGGTGgttgttttttctccctttaaaaaattcagttggAAATGGCAAATGTCTCATCTACCTCTAGTAATTCCCTCTCCTGAAATCAATAAAGCACGCAGCTCCCAGGACAAGCTTTGCAATGAAAATAGTCTCTAAATGATTTATAGTTTGTGGGCAGAAAGCACCCAGAATAAATTGCCAAGTCTGAAAGTTATAACAATGTTGCGGCTCCACTGTACACATTTTGAGAAATAGATTATTTAAAAGGaggatgtgtgcatgtgtgttaccTTTGTTCTAGATTACCTGTTGCAAAGAAGAAACGAAAATCACCAGAACTGAAAATGTAGGGATGTCAGGGggctccaggtgaggtctgggcatctcccagaattacagctccagactacagagatcaattcccctggagaaaattgatgttttggagggtggactctataacgTTGAACCCCATTGAAGTTTCTatccttcccaagctccacccacagATCACCTGGAGTTtttcagcctggagctggcaactacTCTCTCATCCCTGCTGGTGGTCAGGGGGACCTAGCAAccatatttaaaagaaatacatattTCTATTTAAAGTATTCCACAACCTAAGTTTTCCACCCTATTTGCTAGAACCGGTATTAAAACAAGAAGGACAGCGTGGGGTACCTCAGGTAGAACGTTAGACCAAAACTCTGTTTTGGCCATGCAGTTTATGTAGTGGTCTTGGCCTGGTTGCTGTCCTTCACCCTAATCTATCCCACAGGATAATTTGGAAGCTAACATTGCTCTGGGACAACTATGCATACCACCCTcatggaaagagggagagaaggagagagagagatctcaaagccaccgactactcaCAGGTATTTCAGCATCTCAGTTTGACCTCCAATACCTTTCTCATGTTGCCAAGATCCCTCCCCTTTCTGTAACTATATCCTGGTGTTGAATGCCGCTTCTGCTTACCCACCTGAAAGCGCTCTTTGAAAAACAAACCCTTGAGTCCCGGGGCCTTTTGCCCTGTTGGAAGGTGCTCGTCTTGCCTGGGTTAATATTTCTGCCTCTGCTGTGTGGTTGCTTCCCCACAGAGTTCTCAAGCCCCACATGGCAGTGAGAGGCCTGCACCCAGCCATCCTCACAAGCATGGTATAGTTTGAGTGCTGTCCTGTCCACTTGTGAGCTTCTGGTTAGATGGATCACGCATTGGAACCTGAATCCGTGACTTCAGGCTCCAGCAAATCAATAAGGAAGGGGCCACTCCTTCTAAGGTGAGTCAGAGACAGAAATGGCTTGGAGCCAGTTAAGGGAGATGTCTTCGTACTGAGATACCACTGTAATGACATTACCCTCTGCAGGATCTCTTATGACATACCAGGTACAATAACAACTCCTACTGCCTTTTTAAGGCCAAAGGACATGAAAACCAGCACGTTTGTACAGCTGGCTTGGAACTACTCTCCTCATATTCAGTCCAAATTTACTTTTTGGGCTGGACTTTTTGCACAAAGGAACGGAAATGGTTCTGTAATGGTGTAGTGTGTGGTTCCAGTTGACCAATGCCTGTGATGTTATGAATATCAGtttcttcttctcattttctgGAATATTTTTGCACTCTTTTATAAAGCTTCCCttaacctagggttgccaattccaggttggagaatttctagagatttggagatggagcctggggagggtggagtttagggagggaaggggagggggtctagtgccctggtccaccatctgaaGCTTCCATTTACTTccggggagctgatctctgttgtctggagatgagttgcaattctgggagatctccaggccacaccaggagtttggcaaccctaagcatTACCTCTGCCCTTACCTTGACTGCCtggtttcttctttcttcttgaaAGACAAGCCCATCCGCCATGTACACTGGCAGAAATGCCTCCAGTTATtccactagctcaggggtctgcaacctgtggctctccagatgttcatggactacagttccctgctggcaggggctgatgggaattgtagtccatgaacatctggagagccacaggttgcagacccctgcactagctgtTCTTCCGGTGTTAAGATCCAAATTCTGGGACTTCTGTCCTTAGAACTCTCCTCTGGTTTGGCCCGCCTTGGCCTTTCACTGAAATGCCCGTATATTTCAGAAAGGTTTGCTAAATCAACACTggtactggggggtggggttttcagCCTCCACTTCAAAGAGTTCTGGCCCAGTGAACTTTAGCTGTGCCAAATGGGTGTGATTTGTCTTTGAAGCTGTAAAAGCAGACAAACAGCAGCCCAGTCATAAAAAAAAAGCCTTTGCAGTGAGCCAGATTCCCAGGAATGATGAAAATAACAAGCTTCTCCACACAAGCAGATGAGGCACATGTGAATCCCTCATACAAGGGAATCCCTACCACATGTACTCTGGGGGAAATGCCTTGCTGAGGAGGAGATGATCTCATTGTGGTcggttgggggttggggtgggacaGAGGAGAGAGCTGTGCTGTTGTTCCCCTTATTGCCGGGCTATTGATGTCAATAATCCCCTTATTAAGAATTCCAACGTTCATTTTTCAATGCCCCCCACGTCAGACCAGTAGTTACTGCTCCATCTCAGCACTCTAATTTGATTTGCATGAAACTAATAATGACACTTAGCAATGGAATGGCCGCAGAAGCTTTCATGGGTTAGAGGAATCAACTTCGATGTCTTCAGGAAGCAAGCTGCCCTAAATGTGTTAGTTATTAAGTACCCCAGGATTC
The nucleotide sequence above comes from Sphaerodactylus townsendi isolate TG3544 linkage group LG13, MPM_Stown_v2.3, whole genome shotgun sequence. Encoded proteins:
- the LOC125442455 gene encoding protein FAM162B-like, translating into MFSKPEYQNERILGGITGGISASVHGGWACLSRRKKKPGSQGRHIFRSEKRPTEFDKKMLLWTGRFKKEEDIPPLLSVEVLKAAQNQMRIRICYIMMALTLLGCVAMVISGKQAAKREDTLLKINTEKKAKWRLERQLEQESAAGKTE